In Archangium violaceum, the following are encoded in one genomic region:
- a CDS encoding RCC1 repeat-containing protein, giving the protein MYSSTWRWTSRVLGVWLGVWLAAGCGQSPGVTEEQGSRSAPVRAWSAQARLATSTDHSLAVRPDGTVWASGYNISGQLGDGTTTTRYTPVQVTGLSGAVAVAAGANHSLAVRYDGTVWAWGENAQGELGYGAPNWQSQPMQVPGLSSIVAIAAGRSHSLALRSDGTVWVWGSNAYGQLGDGTTTTRYTPVQVPGLSGVVAISGGRYHSLAVRSNGTVWAWGSNSDGQLGDGTTTQRLAPVQVQGLSGATDVSAGSYHSLAVRSDGTVWAWGSNSWGLLGDGTGLKRLTPVQVPGQSGVIAVSASPNHSLAVHSDGTVWAWGDNMYGELGDGTRYTRTTPVQVLELSGAQAVAAGMYHSLAVCADGSLWAWGGNGGGVRGDGSRSYRSSPLQVPALSGVKTVAAGNEYSLAMRSDGSLAAWGNNSWGQLGDGTQINRSAPVQVPGMSGAVASATGSSHSLAMRYDGTVWAWGYNSDGALGDGTQLNRSAPVQVTGLSGIVAIAAGSFHSLAVRFDGTVWAWGDNAYGQLGDGTNTRRSTPVQVPGLSDVVAVSAGYYHSLALRSDGTVWAWGDNSSGQLGNGTTTSRSTPAQVSGLSGVSSVAAGANHSLAVRSGGTVWAWGSNAYAQLGDGTTTRRSTPVQVQALSGIVSVAAGSTHSLAAHSDGTAWAWGANNERQLGTTDVSGNYSTPARVPGLSGVATVAAGVNHSMARSSDGTVWSWGSTSLGQLGNAPPAIATSPVRSLLY; this is encoded by the coding sequence ATGTACAGCAGCACATGGAGATGGACGAGCAGGGTGCTGGGAGTCTGGCTCGGAGTCTGGCTGGCGGCCGGCTGCGGACAGTCGCCGGGGGTCACGGAGGAGCAAGGCTCACGGAGCGCGCCCGTGCGGGCCTGGTCGGCGCAGGCACGGCTCGCCACGTCGACGGACCACTCCCTGGCCGTACGCCCGGACGGCACCGTCTGGGCCTCGGGCTACAACATCTCCGGCCAGCTGGGCGATGGCACCACGACGACTCGTTACACGCCGGTGCAGGTGACCGGCCTGAGCGGTGCCGTGGCCGTGGCCGCGGGCGCCAACCACTCGCTGGCCGTGCGCTACGACGGCACCGTGTGGGCCTGGGGCGAGAACGCCCAGGGCGAGCTGGGGTATGGCGCCCCGAACTGGCAGTCCCAACCGATGCAGGTGCCAGGACTGAGCAGCATCGTCGCCATCGCCGCGGGCCGGAGTCACTCGCTGGCCCTGCGCTCCGATGGCACCGTGTGGGTCTGGGGCTCCAACGCGTACGGCCAGCTGGGCGATGGCACCACGACGACTCGTTACACGCCGGTGCAGGTGCCGGGCCTGAGCGGCGTCGTCGCCATCTCCGGTGGCAGGTACCACTCGCTGGCCGTGCGCTCCAACGGCACCGTGTGGGCCTGGGGCTCCAACTCGGATGGCCAGCTGGGCGATGGCACCACCACCCAGCGCCTCGCGCCGGTACAGGTCCAGGGCTTGAGCGGCGCCACCGACGTGTCCGCGGGCTCCTACCACTCCCTGGCCGTACGCTCCGACGGCACCGTGTGGGCCTGGGGCAGCAACTCCTGGGGTTTGCTGGGTGATGGAACCGGGCTCAAGCGCCTCACGCCGGTGCAGGTGCCAGGGCAGAGCGGAGTCATCGCCGTGTCCGCGAGCCCCAACCACTCCCTGGCCGTGCACTCCGACGGCACCGTGTGGGCCTGGGGCGACAACATGTACGGCGAGTTGGGAGATGGCACCCGGTACACGCGCACCACGCCCGTGCAGGTCCTGGAGTTGAGTGGGGCCCAGGCCGTGGCCGCGGGCATGTACCACTCGTTGGCGGTGTGCGCCGACGGCTCCCTGTGGGCCTGGGGCGGCAACGGAGGCGGCGTGCGTGGAGACGGGAGCAGGTCCTATCGCTCCTCGCCCCTGCAGGTGCCCGCCCTGAGTGGAGTCAAGACCGTGGCCGCCGGCAACGAGTACTCGCTGGCCATGCGCTCCGATGGCTCCCTGGCGGCCTGGGGAAACAACTCCTGGGGTCAGCTGGGCGATGGCACCCAGATCAACCGCTCCGCGCCGGTGCAGGTGCCAGGGATGAGTGGAGCCGTCGCCAGCGCCACGGGCTCCTCCCATTCCCTGGCGATGCGCTACGACGGCACCGTGTGGGCCTGGGGCTACAACTCCGATGGTGCGCTGGGTGACGGCACCCAGCTCAACCGCTCCGCGCCGGTGCAGGTGACAGGGCTCAGCGGCATCGTCGCCATCGCCGCCGGCTCCTTCCATTCCCTGGCGGTTCGTTTCGACGGCACCGTGTGGGCCTGGGGCGACAACGCGTACGGCCAGTTGGGAGACGGCACCAACACCCGCCGCTCCACCCCCGTGCAGGTGCCAGGACTCAGCGATGTCGTCGCCGTGTCCGCCGGCTACTACCACTCGCTGGCCCTGCGCTCCGACGGCACCGTGTGGGCCTGGGGCGACAACTCCTCCGGCCAGCTGGGCAACGGCACCACCACCAGCCGCTCCACCCCCGCGCAGGTGTCAGGACTCAGTGGAGTCAGCTCCGTGGCCGCGGGCGCCAACCACTCCCTGGCCGTGCGCTCTGGCGGCACCGTGTGGGCCTGGGGCTCCAACGCGTACGCCCAGCTGGGCGATGGCACCACCACCCGCCGCTCCACCCCCGTGCAGGTCCAGGCGCTGAGCGGAATCGTCTCCGTGGCCGCGGGCAGCACCCACTCCCTGGCGGCGCACTCGGACGGCACCGCGTGGGCCTGGGGCGCCAACAACGAGCGGCAGTTGGGAACCACGGACGTCTCGGGCAACTACTCCACGCCCGCGCGCGTGCCGGGGTTGAGCGGAGTGGCGACCGTGGCCGCCGGCGTCAACCACTCGATGGCGCGCAGCTCCGATGGCACCGTCTGGTCCTGGGGGAGCACCT